A window of Candidatus Nitrospira allomarina genomic DNA:
GTCCGGATTCGACAAGTTTTATGGCTTCATCGGCGGAGAAACCAATCAATGGGCGCCCTTACTCTATGACGGCCTGTCGCAAGTGGAGCTGTCAAAAGATCCGAACTACCATTTCATGAACGACATGACGAACCAGGCAATTCACTGGATGCGGTATCAAAAGTCGCTTACGCCTGACAAACCATTTTTCATTTACTTTGCGCCTGGGGCCACCCATGCGCCTCACCATGTGCCCAAAGAATGGATCGAGAAGTACAAGGGCAAATTTGATGGAGGGTGGGATCAGTTTCGCGCAGAAACCCTGTCCCGTCAAATCAAACTTGGAGTGGTGCCTGCCGGCACGAAGCTCGCATCGAAACCCGAAGCCATCAAGGACTGGGACAAATTGACAGCGGATGAAAAAAAGTTGTTTGCACGACAAATGGAAGTTTTCGCAGGATTCGGCGAATATACCGACAGGGAAATCGGGCGGTTGGTTCAAGCGGTGGAGCAGACCGGCCACATGGACAACACCCTGATCATCTACATCATCGGGGACAATGGCACAAGTGCGGAAGGTGGCATGAGCGGCCTGTTCAACGAGATGACGTATTTTAATCGAGTACCCGAAACTGTCCAGGACATTCTGAAGCATTACGATGATCTGGGGGGACCGATGTCGTATCCTCACATGGCGGCGGGGTGGGCGGTGGCCGGTGATACACCCTTTATGTGGACCAAACAAGTGCCTTCCAACTTTGGCGGCACCCGGAACGGAATGGTCATTCACTGGCCCCAAAGAATCAAGGCCAAAGGGGAGATTCGCCAACAATTCCACCACGTGATCGATGTAGCACCGACCGTGCTGGAGGCTGCCGGCCTGCCGGAGCCGAGCATGGTCAACGGAACGAAACAGGCTCCCATCGAAGGCGTGAGCATGGTGTATACATTTGATAATCCGAAGGCAACAGATCGGCATACCACGCAATACTTTGAAATCATGGGCAATCGCGGCATCTACGCGGACGGCTGGTTTGCCGGAACGGTCCATCGGGCGCCGTGGGAATTCGAGCCGCGCAGAGCACTTCTCGATGATATATGGGAGCTATACGATACGCGCACTGATTTCAGCCTTTCCAACGATCTGGCTGCCAAGAATTCAGACAAGCTGAAGGAACTGCAGGCTCTGTTTCTGGAGGAAGCCGTCAAATATCGCGTGTTGCCCATAGATGACCGCCTCCTGGAGCGCGTCAATGCAGCTACGGCGGGCCGACCGGATTTGATGGATGGCCGTACATCCCTTACCCTGTATGAGGGCATGGAGGGAATGTCGGAAAACGTCTTCATCAATATCAAAAATCGCTCCCACACTATTACTGCCCAGTTAGAGATTCCCGATGGAGACATTAACGGCGTGATTCTTGCGCAAGCGGGCCGGTTCGGCGGCTGGAGTCTTTATGTAAAAGACGGGAAGCCGACCTATACCTATAACTTCCTGGGCTTACAGCGGTTCACCGTGGCGGCTCCACATACTCTTGAACCCGGCAAAGTCACGATACGGTACGAATTCGTCTATGAGGCACCTGGTATGGGCAAAGGCGGCGTCGGTACAATTTTTATCAATGATCAGAAAGTGGCCGAGGGAAAAATCGAGCATACGCAATGCTGCGTGTTTTCCGCGGACGAGGGTGCGGATGTAGGGTTGGATGAAGGGACGCCTGTCATTGAGAACTATGGAATTCCGTCGCCATATCGATTCAACGGAACAATCAAGCAGGTCACAGTTGATCTTCAAGATATGACAGCTGCCGACCGGCACGAAGCAAATCAAGCTCGCATTGAATATACTCACAAAAAAGCTTTGTCCGACTAAAAATGCTGCATGGTACGGACAGGGAAAGGCTTGCGACTTTTCCTACCTGTTTTCCTCTTCCGTGAATATGGATGGGTGAAGGAGTAATGCCTAGAATTTGCATGGCTGCTGTTACGGAAGATGACGAGACCCGCGATAGTTGAGGATTACGAAATCACCCTGCCCTATCGATTGACGGAGAAGATCAAAAGAATTTTCATCAAATTGAAGTACATGAAATTGTCTGCCCAAGCGGACATGAAGAAGGACTTGCAGCCTCCAGACCTGGGGATGAACCCACTCCTCAGTCAGAAAGGTACGACTGAAATCCCCCAGATGGGGAAAGGCCTTTTTCGAGATCAAACCAGTGCACGGCAGCGAATGTTGGCCCTGACGAACGGATTTACGGCATTAGGGAAGGAGAACGTCTTCTGGCACAGTTTCCTGCATGTGTTTTATCTAACCCTCATTTTGGTGTGTCGCCACTCATTAAAAGAAAATTTTTTAAATGGAAACGAGCCGCCTTATTGAGGTATATTCTGATCGCACTCCTCATCAAGCGAATCTGGTTTTAGCAAACCTTCGCAAGCCCGCTCTAAATCGTTTCGGATAAGAGGCGGTTACCCGCATGAGGACAAGAACGCGACAAGATAATGACACCATTCAACTGCCCAAAATAGTCCACAAAAAATTACCCCCAAACTTTCACAGAAAGGAGCAGCGCAGCAATGAAAACATTACTGACCGCTTGTAGGCTGGCCGTCTTGCTGACATTGAGCGGGCTGACGACAGCCCATGCCGCTGAAACAAAGCCGAACATCATTATCATCTGGGGCGACGATATAGGACAAAGCAATGTCAGCGCATACTCCCACGGCGTAATGGGCTACCAGACACCCAACATTGATCGTGTCGCGAAAGAGGGGATGATGTTCACAGATTATTACGCCGAGCAAAGCTGCACCGCCGGGCGTTCGGCCTTTATCACCGGCCAGAACGTTTTCCGTACGGGCTTGAGCAAGGTCGGCATGCCGGGCGCCCCCATCGGCATGAGCAAGGAAGACCCGTCCATCGCCATGTTGCTAAAGGCACAAGGGTATGTCACCGGCCAATTCGGTAAGAATCACCTGGGAGACAAGGACGAGCACCTCCCTACCGCCCATGGGTTCGATGAGTTTTATGGGAACCTGTATCACCTGAACGCCGAAGAGGAGCCGGAACAGCCCGATTATCCTAAAGAAACCGACTTCCCCAACTTCCGCAAAAAATTCGGCCCGCGCGGGGTGATTCATAGCTTTGCCAATTCTGACGGCACCCAGAAAATCGAGGACACCGGTCCTCTCACCAAGAAGCGAATGGAAACGATCGACGACGACATTGCCGCCCGTGCAGCGGAGTTCATCGAGAAACAGGCCAAGGCCGGCAAGCCGATGTTTGTCTGGGTCAATTTTACTCACATGCATTTCCGCACCCATCCCAAGCCGGAGAGTGTGGGCCAGTCCGGGCGATGGCAGAGTGAATACCACGACACGATGATCGATCACGACAAGAACGTCGGCACCGTACTCGACAAACTCGATGAATTGGGTCTTAGCGACAACACCCTCGTCGTGTATAGCACCGACAACGGACCTCACATGAATTCCTGGCCGGATGCCGGGATGACACCTTTTCGTAACGAGAAGAACTCCAACTGGGAAGGAGCCTATCGCGTCCCTGCCATGGTGCGCTGGCCCGGCCACATTCAGCCCGGCACCGTGTCCAACGACATTGTGTCCCACCTTGATTGGGCACCGACCCTCTTGGCCGCCGCCGGAGAGCCCGACATCAAGGAAAAACTGCAAAAGGGCTACCAGATTGGAAAAATGACGTACAAAGTACATTTGGACGGGTTTAACCAGTTACCGTACTTCACTGGCCAGCAGAAGAAGAGCGCTCGCGAATCATTCCTCTATTTTTCTGACGATGGGGATTTGACAGGTTTGCGCTACGACAACTGGAAGGTGATCTTTGCTCAGCAACGGGCAGCTGGTACCCTGGCGGTCTGGAGCGAGCCTTTCGTGAAGACCCGGATTCCCTTGCTCATCAATCTACGAATGGACCCGTACGAGCGGGCGCCGATTACGTCCAACACCTATTGGGACTGGTATATCGATCATGCTTACCTCCTCCTGCCGGCGCAGGATTATGTCGGCCGATTCTTAGGGTCCTTTAAAGAATTTCCGCCCCGTCAAAAGGCCGCCAGCTTCACCATCGACCAGGTGTTGGAAACTCTTCAAATGGGCGTAGGCAGCAAATAATGCCCGATACCATGACAAACTGAATCAACTTACCCGCCCGCATCCGTCCCACCGGAGGATGCGGGCTATCTCATTACACACACATTGGAAGACTCACGGTGCAACTCAGAGCCTTGTTCATCGTGACAGCGATGCTGGAGACAGGGACAGGTTTAGCGTTAGTCCTTTCCCCATCGGTACCGGCTGCGATTCTGTTTGGTGCCTCCCTCGATACAGCCGGCGGTCTCCTCACAGCTCGCCTTGCAGGAGCCGCACTCATTTCCCTCGGTATCGCCTGTTGGTTTGCACGGAATGATCGACAGAGCCGGGCGGCAACAGGGTTGGTGACAGCCATGGTGCTCTACAACGTTGGCGCCGTCGGAGTCTTCCTCTATGCGGGCATGGGCCTGGGACTGACCGGCGTGGGTCTTTGGCCGGCAGCTCTCCTTCACACAGGGTTGGCCATCTGGTGCCTCGGATGCCTTCGATCACATATGTGAACCTGATTAAGGATAGGTCGTCCAAGATCGACTTCAAACTCAGAAAGGAACCCAGGACAAAAATGAACCGCACCCATACTTTCGTTGCGGCCTGTGTCTTTTTGATCGCCCCATTCTCCGCAACGCTGATCTACGCCGCAGACGAGCTTCCATCCTGGAACGACGGCCTGAACAAACAGGCCGTCGTGAACTTTGTCCAACGTGTCACCACACCAGGTCCCGACTTTGTGCCTGAAGCTGCTCGCATTGGTGTTTTTGACAACGATGGCACGCTTTGGGCGGAACAGCCCATGTACTTCCAATTGTTCTTTGCACTTGACCGCGTCAAAGCCCTCGCGCCACAACATCCCGAATGGAAAACCACGGAGCCGTTCGCCTCCCTGCTCCAAGGGGATGTAAAGGGCGCTCTGGCGGGCGGTGAACACGCAATCCTCAAAATCGTCATGGCCACCCACGCGGGGATGACGACGGCTGAGTTTGAGACAACCGTGAAAGACTGGATTGCGACCGCGAAACATCCCAAGACCAAACGTCTGCTCACTGAAATGGTGTATCAGCCCATGTTGGAGTTGCTGGCGTATCTTCGGACGAATGGTTTCAAGACGTTCATTGTTTCCGGCGGCGGCATCGATTTCATGCGGCCCTGGACCGAGCACGTGTATGGAATCCCACCCGAACAGGTCGTCGGCAGCAGCGGCAAACTGAAATATGCGTTGCGCGATGGGGATCCGGTACTCGTCAAGCTTCCTGAAATCAACTTCATTGACGACAAGGACGGCAAACCTGTCGGCATTCAGACGCACATCGGTCGAAGGCCCATTCTGGCCTTCGGCAACTCAGACGGCGATCTTCAAATGCTCCAGTGGACGGCAAGCGGAAATGGAGCACGCTTCATGGCTCTCATCCACCACACCGACGCTGAGCGTGAATGGGCCTATGACCGCAAATCATCCATCGGCCATCTAGATAAGGCACTGGACGAAGCAAAAGGCAAAGGGTGGACGGTGGTAGATATGGAAAAGGATTGGAAGGCCGTCTATCCGTATCACAGGCATAGCGGTGATATGTCAATGTCCGAATCCTCGGATAGATGAATTTCATTTTGCCGATTTATCGGAGGAATGAGCCAAGTGAATGGGGCATGGCGGGGAAACGCTCTCCTTTAGAAATGCATGTGATCCACAAAGCCGGTCGGTCACCTCTCGATGATCTCTGTATTGGTTCGAAACGGGGAACTCCATCTCATCCCAGTCACGCCGGGGCATGGATAAAAAAACCGGATGATCGATTTCCAATCGAACGGAAAGATATAAGGTCCTGCCCAAAAAAAAGAACACCCTTTTGCCGAAGGACCAGAGCCATTTCTCTTCTGATGAAGGATCATTGACGAGAAACCTTGTTCTCAAAAAGTGCCGTAGATCATTCTGAAAGAGCACCTTGAGGTCTCTGAACGGCAAGTCCAGAGGTTTATCCGCACTATCCCTCCAAACGCCCGCCCAACTTTGAAGAGGCGTTTCTAAAAATCGTCTCTTCCTTCATTGCACTCCTCACGCTATTCAACTCATTTGATTCTCATGCCGTTCCTCCATGGCTGTTCCGATGCGTTTCGGGAGTGACCGGCAAATCGGCAAACAACCGAGGTAGCACTCCAAGTCTTCTATGAGGTAATATTTTCAACATTGCATTGGGCGCCCACTTCAACGTCGCACAATACGTCACGCACACTCCTGGATACTCGAGACAAAAAAGGTGTGAGCGTCGACTCTTTTCAAGGACAACACAGGATTATGAGGAATTGGAGTCGAGGCATATTTTTAGGCCATCTCACCTCACTTGAACGGCTCAATGCCCTCACAGACGGTGTGTACGCAATTGTGATCACCCTTCTGGTGCTGGATCTGAAGGTGCCTGAAACTCCTGGACTGACCACAGGCCAGCTTCTTACCGACCTTCAAGAGCAGATCCCAAATTTTGCTGCCTGGATACTCAGTTTTTATATGGCGGCGTTTCTGTGGATGAGGAATTTTTGGATTCTCAAGCACCTGCAGAAATGCGATGAAAAGACATTCTGGTTGAACTTTGTTCATCTGATGTTTGTATCGCTCATCCCTTACTCTGCCTCGTTGCTCGGTCATTACGAAGAAGATGCCGTTGCGGTCATCATTTTTTCCTCAACTCTTGGTCTGGCTAGTTTTTCTTTATTGATCCTCCACCAGTATGTGGCGGCCAAACGCGATTGGCATCTGGATGGTGCACCCAAGCTCTGGACGAATCCGAACTTGTGGGCCATGTACCCCGCACCAATTTTTGCGATAGGTTCTATTCTCATCTCTTTCAACAACGTCAATGGCGCGATTGCCTTCTGGTTCCTCGCGCCCGTCTGGGCGCGCTTTTTCTCACAGAGATAAATGGACTCAGAGGTAAAACGGTCCACTTTGAGAATGAATGATGAATCCCTACCGACGAGGACAGGCATGCTTGGGCCGACTCGGATTGACGTTCACCATATTCTGCGCGGTCGGGATTTTTGCCTGTGCCTCGCAAGACTTCCTATTAACAGGATCATGGGAAAGCACTGAGATCACCCATCCTTCTCCTTTTTTTTCCGGGGCGCTGGCCTCCAATACAGGCAGGAATGTCAGCTTGATCCTGAACCGGCATGGGACATTTACATGGGTCGAACCTGAAGGCGTTTGCCATTCGGGGGTCTATCGCATTCAAGGCCAGGCTCTCCTTTTGATCCCATCGCCAGAAAAGGAACGTATTCGCCTTGACTATACTTTCCGTGGGGATGAACTCCGCCTGAAAACCCCGGATGGTTTTATGTTTGAGTTTCGAAAGACACCGCACCAGGTTGATGCGGGAGCCAAGCCCTGCAATTGAAAGAAAGGAGATGCAGTGGGAGCCGAAGAGGAGGAGTTGACAAAAAAAATTCGTCGACTGGTCGAGGAGAAATTTGATGGTGACTTTCGTAAAGGCTTCGACCATTACGATTCCATCGATGGTCAGGATTTAAAGATCGGGTCATCCGCGTTGGAGCAACTTCTCGCGGATGCCAAGATAGGAAATTTCCTGACCCGAACACTATGGGTGGAAGGC
This region includes:
- a CDS encoding arylsulfatase; the protein is MKGVLGVSLAILAVLSLPLGAAAESQLDRTVLPIHEPEYPPITKLDARNATPPPRFEVKAPADAPNVLLVMIDDMGFGMPSAFGGPIHMPTAERLANQGLRYNHFHTTALCSPTRAALLSGRNHHMNNMGAITEMATPFPGNTGRRPNNVAPLAEMLRLNGYSTAFFGKNHETAAWEVSPSGPTDRWPTRSGFDKFYGFIGGETNQWAPLLYDGLSQVELSKDPNYHFMNDMTNQAIHWMRYQKSLTPDKPFFIYFAPGATHAPHHVPKEWIEKYKGKFDGGWDQFRAETLSRQIKLGVVPAGTKLASKPEAIKDWDKLTADEKKLFARQMEVFAGFGEYTDREIGRLVQAVEQTGHMDNTLIIYIIGDNGTSAEGGMSGLFNEMTYFNRVPETVQDILKHYDDLGGPMSYPHMAAGWAVAGDTPFMWTKQVPSNFGGTRNGMVIHWPQRIKAKGEIRQQFHHVIDVAPTVLEAAGLPEPSMVNGTKQAPIEGVSMVYTFDNPKATDRHTTQYFEIMGNRGIYADGWFAGTVHRAPWEFEPRRALLDDIWELYDTRTDFSLSNDLAAKNSDKLKELQALFLEEAVKYRVLPIDDRLLERVNAATAGRPDLMDGRTSLTLYEGMEGMSENVFINIKNRSHTITAQLEIPDGDINGVILAQAGRFGGWSLYVKDGKPTYTYNFLGLQRFTVAAPHTLEPGKVTIRYEFVYEAPGMGKGGVGTIFINDQKVAEGKIEHTQCCVFSADEGADVGLDEGTPVIENYGIPSPYRFNGTIKQVTVDLQDMTAADRHEANQARIEYTHKKALSD
- a CDS encoding arylsulfatase, whose protein sequence is MKTLLTACRLAVLLTLSGLTTAHAAETKPNIIIIWGDDIGQSNVSAYSHGVMGYQTPNIDRVAKEGMMFTDYYAEQSCTAGRSAFITGQNVFRTGLSKVGMPGAPIGMSKEDPSIAMLLKAQGYVTGQFGKNHLGDKDEHLPTAHGFDEFYGNLYHLNAEEEPEQPDYPKETDFPNFRKKFGPRGVIHSFANSDGTQKIEDTGPLTKKRMETIDDDIAARAAEFIEKQAKAGKPMFVWVNFTHMHFRTHPKPESVGQSGRWQSEYHDTMIDHDKNVGTVLDKLDELGLSDNTLVVYSTDNGPHMNSWPDAGMTPFRNEKNSNWEGAYRVPAMVRWPGHIQPGTVSNDIVSHLDWAPTLLAAAGEPDIKEKLQKGYQIGKMTYKVHLDGFNQLPYFTGQQKKSARESFLYFSDDGDLTGLRYDNWKVIFAQQRAAGTLAVWSEPFVKTRIPLLINLRMDPYERAPITSNTYWDWYIDHAYLLLPAQDYVGRFLGSFKEFPPRQKAASFTIDQVLETLQMGVGSK
- a CDS encoding HAD family hydrolase — encoded protein: MNRTHTFVAACVFLIAPFSATLIYAADELPSWNDGLNKQAVVNFVQRVTTPGPDFVPEAARIGVFDNDGTLWAEQPMYFQLFFALDRVKALAPQHPEWKTTEPFASLLQGDVKGALAGGEHAILKIVMATHAGMTTAEFETTVKDWIATAKHPKTKRLLTEMVYQPMLELLAYLRTNGFKTFIVSGGGIDFMRPWTEHVYGIPPEQVVGSSGKLKYALRDGDPVLVKLPEINFIDDKDGKPVGIQTHIGRRPILAFGNSDGDLQMLQWTASGNGARFMALIHHTDAEREWAYDRKSSIGHLDKALDEAKGKGWTVVDMEKDWKAVYPYHRHSGDMSMSESSDR
- a CDS encoding TMEM175 family protein, with the translated sequence MRNWSRGIFLGHLTSLERLNALTDGVYAIVITLLVLDLKVPETPGLTTGQLLTDLQEQIPNFAAWILSFYMAAFLWMRNFWILKHLQKCDEKTFWLNFVHLMFVSLIPYSASLLGHYEEDAVAVIIFSSTLGLASFSLLILHQYVAAKRDWHLDGAPKLWTNPNLWAMYPAPIFAIGSILISFNNVNGAIAFWFLAPVWARFFSQR